DNA sequence from the Coffea eugenioides isolate CCC68of chromosome 9, Ceug_1.0, whole genome shotgun sequence genome:
CGGGCCGTCCTTAGGCTCGGGCAGGTTCACCCGTCCTCTGCGATCTCCGAGCTCCCTATCTGATTCTCTCTTCAGGCGACCAGCCTCTTCCGCATTAGCGGCCGTGTGCGCCCTGGTCAGGAGTTCTTCCAGGTTACCGGGGGGCTTCTCGGCGAGCTTGTAGAAGAGCTCTTCCACCCTAAGCCCATTCATGAAGGCGGCCATGACCACCTTCTCGTCTTTGTCCCTGATCTGCAAGCTCTCCGTGTTGAAGCGGGTCATGAAACTCCTCAGGGACTCGTCCGGTTTCTGCTTGATGGCCATCAGATGGAGTCGCGTTTTTAGAGTAAGTCTTATAGGAGACGAACTGCGCGGCGAACTGTTTGACCAGCTCGGCGAAACTCCGGATGGACCCCGGCGTTAGGCCCTGGAACCAGAGTCGGGCCTTCCCCTTCAGAAACATGGGGAAGGTCTTGCAGCGGAGTGCATCCGCGACGGTTTGCAGACGCATGTGTGTCAGGAAGACCGAGAGGTGGTCTTCCGGGTCGGTCGAGCCGTCGTACAGTTCGATGTTCGGGATTTTGAATCTCCGCGGCAATGGGTAATCTTCTATTTCTCGGGTGAAGGGCGAGGCTGTATAGTTTTCCTCGTACAGCCGCGGCCGCAGGATCTGCTCAAACTCGTCCCGGACAGGCGGCCACTGGAGAGGGTCTCGCGGCCGGCTCTTGATAGATCGGGCGGGGGAGCGCTCAGCCTCGTTCCGCGCGAGCTTCCACGAGGAGGGATTCCTCGGTCGGCCTCCCGCGGTCCGATCGCGAGAATATCTCTCGCTGTCACCGACAACCGAGGCACGCGGCCGAGGGGGAGTCCGTTGCCGTTTCCTCTTGGGGGGCTGGTCCCGGGACTCATCCTCCGAGAGAACGGGAGGCGATTCCCTCTCCTTTCCCTTCGCCTTAGAGGTTTGTGCGCCCCCCGCTTCACCCCTCTCCTTTGCCTGTCGGATTATATCCTCCAGCATGGGAACGTTCTCCGTCACGAACTAGAAGATCTGCTGTCTCCGTTCTCCTGATAGGGCAGAGCCCCCAGCGCCTCGAGCCGCCTCGGTCTCCGCTCGCCGGGACACCTCGCCGGCTCCTGGATCGGTGTTCTCAACGGTTCGCTTAGAACGTGTTCTCGCCATCAACACAACTACTTGTACCTTTCTTCgagttcccacagacggcgccaactgaAGAAGCACGGATCTTTCCCGGACCGAGCTGGGCTGATGAGCTCTGCTTGCTGATGGAAATAGCGCGTCCTATGCCTGAAAGACAAACAAGAGAGTGAACTAACAGGGGCCCTGAGGTTgtccccgagggcactccgacggtcaagttagttttccggtgagtgGGGTTCACGGGAAGCAGAACGGTCGGGAGTAATCGTCCAATAGTAAGCGTACCTTGCGCAGTCACTGTGCGTTACCATTTATACCTGCTTaggagtccgacctccgtacgtttcggGACTTGCCCAGAATAGCTTCAATCCCGCCCTGAGGGGAGAACAATCCCGACCTATGCGGGATTGTTCTCTGGAGCCCCTCAGAGCCCTAGCGGCGGAGTGCTCGCGGGACAGTTCACATGGGCCCAGGGTCTAAGCCCAGCTCGGAACtccctgggctgccacgtgtacAGGCCCAGGACGGGGCCTCTGCACGTGATTTTCACACTCTAACCAAATAAACATACGTGTCAGCCATGCATGCTTTTGCAATTAGTAAACGTTTGATTGATAACTGCAAGGCCCGCAATGATGATGTAAGGTAATAGAATTACCAATCAATTATATTCTAAAGTTCAATTCGAACAATAGGAACCCACCACCACCAACACCTCCAGCTCCAGCTACATAGGAACCCAGCAATGGACCCAGCTCCAGCTCCAGCTCGGTGGTGGCGGATCTGCTCCAGCAACAGACAACGCCACCGCCATCTAAGACTCCACCAGTACCACCATCTCTAAGGTCACCTCCTGCTCCACCTCCAAAGTCACCGCCAGCATCACCTCCATCACCACCATCCCTTCTTTTAAATCTTCCACCCTTACCAACTCCTCGACCGACACCTCCAGCTCGAGCTACAGCTCACCTCCAGCTCCACTTCTCTCCCATCAAGCCgatttgaaaattaaaagacCTGACCTCCATCACCACCGACACCTCCAGCTCCAGCTACAGCTCACCTCCAGCTCCACTTCTCTCCCATGAAGTCGAACTGACCTCCAAAATCAGCGACCTGACCTGACCTCCACCACCACCGACACCTCCTGCTCCAGCTATAGCTCACCTCCAGCTCCCCTTCTCTCCCATGAAGCCGATCTGACCTTCAAATGCAGCCACCTGACCTCTACTTTGACAAGTGCAGAGATCCGACCTCCACTATCACCGATACCACCCAGACCTAACATACCTCCATATACACCGCCACCTATTCCACAACCTCCATCTAAGCCAACACGTGCTTCATCTCCAACACCTCTCCCACCACCCAAAACCACTTCCATCACCTAATCATCCTCCAAGACCTTTCTCTCTCCTCTGCCGCTGGTGTGTGCTGACTGTAGTATAAtagtcaaaattcaaaatttgcagCATGCGGTTCTGAAACGCTTTTTTGGAAAACAATAGGGTTTAGTGGGCAACTAGATCCATGACCGCCCCTCCGCCGCCTGGTGAGAAACAAGTTACCTCTCCAACTGCTAAGAAATCATTCTCTCAACTCTTTTCGCAGCCTGCGGTTTCACCAATCTCCTTGCACCCAGCAAAGACACACAAAGGGGAGGCGGCAGTTATCTTCTCCAAGGAGGAAGCTGATAAACTTGCTGTTCCCTTCCGTTGGGCTCTTGTCGGCAAGTTCTCACATGGAAGACCATCGCTAGAGGTAATACGgaaattttttttcacattgAATCTGAAGGACACCATCTCGATAGGATTATTAAACTACAGGCATATACTGTTAAAATGCTCGGCTGAAGCCAACTTCAACCGTATTTGGATGCGTACTGTTTGGCATCTAAGGAAGTTTACCATGAGAGTTTTTCGATGGACTAGAGATTTTCACGTCCACAGAGAATCATCGCTGGTGCCGGTTTGGGTTGCGTTGCCGGCGTTACCCATCCATTACTTTGACAAGCATTCACTCTTTTCCATTCTATCATCGGTTGGCGTACCTTTATTTCTGGATTCGGCCACTGCTCCAGGCATACGGCCTAGCGTGGCCAGAGCTTGTGTGGAAGTGGATCTATTATCTCCCATCTGCTCGTGGGTTTGGATTGCAGTGGAAGGGGAGATGGGTTTTTGGCAACCCATTGAAATGGAGAAACTGCCTTCCTATTGTTCATCATGTTGGAGGCTTGGACACTCTATTGATGAGTGTCACAAGGATAATATAGGCTCCTTCCATCAGCAGCAAGCTACACCCAAAAAAAGATCTACTAAACCTCGATCT
Encoded proteins:
- the LOC113782483 gene encoding glycine-rich cell wall structural protein-like translates to MEVVLGGGRGVGDEARVGLDGGCGIGGGVYGGMLGLGGIGDSGGRISALVKVEVRWLHLKVRSASWERRGAGARAGGVGRGVGKGGRFKRRDGGDGGDAGGDFGGGAGGDLRDGGTGGVLDGGGVVCCWSRSATTELELELGPLLGSYVAGAGGVGGGIGRAISISKQSSSAQLGPGKIRASSVGAVCGNSKKGTSSCVDGENTF